Proteins encoded together in one Carya illinoinensis cultivar Pawnee chromosome 3, C.illinoinensisPawnee_v1, whole genome shotgun sequence window:
- the LOC122302675 gene encoding 28 kDa ribonucleoprotein, chloroplastic-like — protein sequence MAESCLISTPTLFTTKNQYPFLSLPSKPIKLSHLSFLSSCPSFHSWVSLKHKSSTFRVVPLVAQTSDWAQQEEEEEGEESSSWKSQLLEGTLATSASDGWEGEVGGGEESSGEGVLEEREEFYPEPPEEAKLFVGNLPYDIDSEKLAEVFNQAGIVEISEVIYNRETDRSRGFGFVTMSTVEEAEKAVDMLHRYDLNGRLLTVNKAAPRGSRSERPRVNEPSFRIYVGNLSWQVDDARLEQVFSEHGKVINARVICDQETGRSRGFGFVTMSSETELNDAIAALDGQNLDGRAIRVNVAEERRRRGSFSF from the exons ATGGCTGAAAGTTGTTTAATTTCTACACCAACACTATTTACCACCAAAAACCAATACCCATTTCTCTCACTTCCCTCAAAACCCATCAAGCTCTCACACCTGTCATTCTTATCTTCATGTCCGTCTTTCCATTCATGGGTCTCCCTCAAGCACAAGTCTTCAACCTTCCGTGTAGTCCCGCTAGTGGCTCAGACCTCAGATTGGGCTCAacaagaggaagaagaggaaggagaagagagCTCGAGTTGGAAGAGCCAACTGTTGGAGGGAACCTTGGCTACTTCTGCTTCTGATGGTTGGGAAGGTGAGGTTGGGGGTGGAGAAGAGAGCTCTGGAGAAGGGGTTTTGGAAGAGAGGGAAGAATTTTATCCTGAGCCACCTGAAGAGGCGAAACTCTTTGTGGGTAATTTGCCCTATGATATTGATAGTGAGAAACTGGCTGAGGTCTTTAATCAAGCTGGGATTGTTGAGATTTCTGAG GTAATTTACAATAGGGAAACGGATCGGAGTAGAGGGTTCGGGTTTGTAACTATGAGTACTGTTGAAGAAGCCGAGAAGGCTGTGGACATGTTACACCGTTAT GATTTAAATGGAAGGCTTTTAACGGTAAACAAGGCTGCTCCTAGAGGGTCACGATCAGAACGACCCCGAGTGAATGAACCTTCTTTCAGAATATATGTTGGTAACCTGTCATGGCAAGTGGATGATGCTCGTCTGGAGCAGGTTTTCAGTGAACATGGGAAGGTAATTAATGCCAGGGTTATTTGCGACCAGGAAACAGGCCGTTCACGAGGGTTTGGTTTTGTTACAATGTCCAGTGAGACAGAATTGAATGATGCCATTGCTGCTCTTGATGGACAG AATTTGGACGGCAGAGCTATAAGGGTAAATGTTGCTGAAGAACGACGAAGGCGtggatcattttctttttaa